The genomic DNA AATGCAGAAGATTTGCTTTGAGTTAGAGGTCTACTCCTTCCACATTGACTTCATCGGTCATGTGAACAATATCGTTTATGTGCAATGGATGGAAATTGGACGAACAAAGTTGCTGGAGGCGATTGGGATGCCGACGCATGAAATTTTTCACCAGGGCTTTGTTCCGGTGCTGGTGCAAACAAACATCACATACAAATCGCCCCTTTATTTAGGCGATCGGGTCCAAATAGAGATATGGATCTCTGAATTGCGAAATGCTTCTGCCATCATGCAATTCCGCTTTGCTAATGTTCAGGGAACCTTAGCCGCAGAAGGATGGCAAAAAGGATTGTTTGTTGATCGAGAAACAATGCGTCCAAGGCGGTTGTGTACAGAAGAACGGGCGTTGTTTTTACCCTATGTCCACTCAACTGATGCAGCCCAGTCTGACAGTGCTCTGAGAGAAGTACCATAAAACCATGCAATCCAGGGAGCAGAAGCATGAACCTTAAAGCCAGTTCTCAATCTTTCCTGAAGCTAATTTTGCTGGCAAGCATTATTTCTACTGCAATTCACTTTACCGATAATTATCGCTTTATTGAGCAGTATCCTCAGCCTGTTTGGATTACAGCTCCATCAATTTATCAGTCCTGGATTATTCTTACTGTCACCGGGATTATTGGATATTGGCTCTACAAGTTTAGGAAATTCTGGTCTGCTTATCTTTGTCTCAGTATTTATGCCTTAACAGGTCTAGCCAGTTCAGGCCACTATCTTTACGGTTCCCTATCCCAATTTTCCCTCAAGATGCACCTGTTTATCTGGATGGATGCAATCACAGGTTTGGCAGTATTGGGATTTGTAGTCTGGT from Chroococcidiopsis sp. CCMEE 29 includes the following:
- a CDS encoding thioesterase family protein gives rise to the protein MQKICFELEVYSFHIDFIGHVNNIVYVQWMEIGRTKLLEAIGMPTHEIFHQGFVPVLVQTNITYKSPLYLGDRVQIEIWISELRNASAIMQFRFANVQGTLAAEGWQKGLFVDRETMRPRRLCTEERALFLPYVHSTDAAQSDSALREVP